The segment TCCTCGATCTGCTCCGCCCTGAGGATCGAATAGAACGCCCAGGTCCTGATGATGTCGTGGGACTGGGGCCTGAGGCTCATGGGGAAAAGCTTCTTGTGGAGCTCCTCGTCCCTGCCCCAGAATGTGTTGTAAAGAGAGGAACCGGAAGAATCCATCCATGTGTCGAACACATCAGGGCATCCGATGAGCTTCCCGCCGCATTTCGGGCACTTCTCCACCGGAGGAGCGTCGAAAACGGGATCGACATAGCACTGCTCCTCGGTGGCGCAGATGGCATGCCCGCAGGATTCGCATTCCCAGATTGGGATCGGAGTGGCGAAGACCCTCTGCCTGCTGAGGACCCAATCCCATTCCAAGGAGTTGGTCCAATCGCGGAGCCTGGTCTTCATGAATTCAGGATGCCAACCGATCTCGTCGGCCCTCTTGAGGATGGCGTCTTTGAATGAAGTGGTCTTGAGGAACCACTGGGGAACCTGAAGAAATTCGATGGGCGTGTGGCATCTCCAGCAGATGGAGACCTGCTGGGGGTTGTCCTCCTGCTTCACGAGAAGGCCGGCAGCGCGGAGATCTTCGATCGCGGCTTCCCTCGCCTCGAGAACCGGCATGCCTGCGTACTTCCCGGAGAGTTCGGTCATCTTCCCGCTCTCGTCGATGCCTTTCTCCATGGGGAGACGGTATTTCATGACCCACATGAGGTCGTCCTTGTCCCCGATGGTGCATATCATCACGTTTCCGGTTCCGTAGTCGAGCTTGACGGCGGGATCGGAGATGACTTTGACCCTCCTCCCATAAAGCGGAGTGATGAGCTCCTTGCCGACGAGATGGGCTTTCTCCTTGTCCTCAGGGTTGACGGCGACGACCTTGCATGTGCAGAGCAGCTCAGGCCTTGTGGTCGCGACGAGAACGTAATCGTCCTCCTTGCCGGAATCGGCGACCATGAATTTGATGTAATTCAGCTTGTTTACGTTGTCCCTATACTCGACTTCCGCGTCGGCGAGGGCGGTCATGCACCCGGGGCACCAATTGACGGGGAAGTTCGCCTTGTACACGAGACCCCTTTTGAAAAGATTCACGAAGGAAAGCTGGGTGATCTTCCTGTAATATGGAGCGTCAGTCTGGTAATAGATGCTGGGATCCATGGACTCCCCGAGCATCTTGAAGTCCTCGGTCATCTGCGCGATGAAACCGTTGGCATACTCCTCGCACAGCCTCCTGTATTCCTGCCTGGGAGTGTCGAGCTTGGTGATGTGGTGCTTCTTCTCCACCTTGACCTCTATAGGAGTCCCGTTGACGTCGAAGCAAAGGGGGAAGAACACGTTGTAGCCTCTCATCCTCCTGAAGCGGGCGGCGAAATCGATCAGAGAATACCCTGTGGCGTGCCCGAGATGGAGCGGCCCGGAAGTATACCTGGGGGGATTGTCGATGCTGAACACGGGCTTATCGGATTTGGGGTCGAAACGGTAGACCGCCTCCGAATCCCACATATCCTGCCAGCGTTTCTCTATGGAAGCTGAGTCGTACTGTGCCATGACTAACGGCCATGCATTATTGAAAACATATATAATGGGTGTCAAAAAGAGCGGATGGCTGCGCCAGAGCTCGGATTCAGCTGTGCGGACTGTCCTTCCATCTTCAAACTCATAAAGATGCTGCGCCCTCGGTATCTCATCCTTAATCTGATACCTTCAACTTCGCATAAAGGAGCATCGCAATACCCTTTTCCTCAAAATAATGTCAATAATGAGCATTGAAATGTTCTTTTTCGATAAGACTGCATATTATCTGTAAAAAGGGGTTTGGGGCATTTCAGCCCCTTTTATTCAGGATACGAGATATAACTTCGGAGCAGCTCCCGAGAACTCATGGCCTTTCAGCGTCTCCGGGGATGCCGTCAGCTTCGACTTCCCATCGTAGAATGACAGCCCATAAAACGCATAAGGGCCCATGCTATCCAGATTCCCGCCGAATTCTATGCTTTGAAGCGAATAGCAATTGGCGAAAGCTTTCATGCCAATGGATTCCACATTCTTCAAATCTGCCGAGACCAAAGTGCCGCATTTGTAGAATGCTTTGTCCGCGATGGATGCCACCGAAATCTCCCATCCCTTGTATACCACTGAAGAGGGAGCGACAGAAACCGCATCCGAATATCCGGTAATAGATGCCTTGCGGAAATCAGCGGAGATAATTGTATAGTCCAGCCCATCGACCGAGAACTGCTCGCCATCAATGAGATCCTCCAGCATGCAAAGGGCCTTGCCCGATTCGACGTACGTATGTCCACGGAGCTTCAGGGTATGTTCCATCACATTCCCATTGAAATCTTTGAAAGTAATCCCGTAGAAAGCATTGGGCCCTATATATATCAGAGATTTAGACAGATACACGTTCTCCAGGGATTTGCATCCGCTGAAAGCACTCTTCCCTATCTTCCTTACCCCATCCTCAACCGTGAGATCCTTTAGATTGATGCAGTTGAAGAAAGCGTACTCGCTTACCACGGAGATATTGCTGGGGATCGTCAGAGATGTCAGCCCATTGCAGTACGGGAACGCCTTGAATCCCACAGAAGCCACGGTGGAAAGATCTACGCTGGACACCCCGTTGTTATTGTAGAAGGCGTTAGTTCCTATGACCGCCCCATGGCCGATGAAGCGTATGTCCTTCATGTTCTTGCACGCGCTGAATGCGCTGGCTTCCAGAACGACGTCGTCCCCGGGTATAGTGATAGAGGTCAGACCGCAGCTGAAGAACGCGTAGCTTCCGATTTTCTTGAGGGTGCTGGGTATGGATATGTCTGTAAGGGACTGGCAATAGGAGAATGATTTCAGCCCGACGGATTCAACTAACCCCAGGCTCACAGATTCCAAGGATGTGCACCTGTAGAACGCATAGCTTCCTATAGTCTTCACCGAAGCCGGTATGGTCACATGCTTCAGATCTGCGCAGCCGTAGAATGCCTTGCTCGCGATGGACGTCACGGGATACCCATTGTATTCCGACGGGATCGCGACGATATCCCTGGCTCCGGCATATCCTGCTCCGAATCCGTTCAGGATGGCCTCGCCATCCCTCACGGAATAGGAAAGCTCCGAATCGCTGGAGTACAGCTTGCCGTCTCCGGAGCCCGCGAATGTATGGCCCGGAAGGGAACCGTAATCGAGCAGAGACGTTCCCGCGTAGAATTCCAGTCCGTAGAACGCATATGCCCCTATCGGCCCCACGGAATCCCCGATCGCAATATAAGACAGAGAAACACAGTTGTCGAAAGCGCCGATCCCAATGGGTCCCGCGGAGTCCCCGATCGTCAGGGAAGCCAGAGAACCGCATTCGGAAAATGCCCAGTCGCCAATCGATGCGACGGATGAGGGGATAGCGGCGGATACCAGAGAACCGCATCCGAAGAACGCATAGCTCCCGATGGACGCTACGGAATCGGGGATGCCCACAGATGCCAGATGATCGCAGCGGAAGAACGCGCGGATGCCGATCAATCCGACGGATGAGGGGATTTCGTACACATAATCCTGCTTTCCGGCCGGATAGGCTATCAGCAGAGTCTTGTCTTTGTCGAAAAGGACGCCGTCGGACGAGCTGTACTTCGCGTTCTCCTGATCCACCGCTATCGATTCCAGAGAAGAGCAGCCGCAGAATGCGCCGTCTCCGATGGACTCCGCGGAACAGGGTATGTCGACGGACGCCAAAGAGACGCAATCGGAAAATGCCCATGCCCCGATGCGTGCCACCGAACTCCCGAAGGACACGGACTCCAGCAAATCGCATCCGTAGAACGCATAATCGCCTATGCGCCCGACGGAATTTCCGATTGACACGGATTCCAAAGAATCGCAGCCGGAGAACGCATAATCGCCTATGGAATCCGCGGAATCCGGTATGGCCAGGGATTTTATGGGGGTACCTACGAACGACTGTTCGCCGATGGATACGACATGCCCTGGAATCGAAATCGATCCCAGGTTTGAGCAACCGAAGAACGCATAGCTCCCTATAGATACTATGGAATCTGGCATCGAAATCGTTCTGAGATATGAACATCCGAAGAACGCATAGCTCCCTATGGAAGTCACCTGATCTTCTATGGTCACAGATTTGATGCGATTGTCCGCCCAGGGGGAATTGATCGAGTAATCGTCCATCGGCCCTGAGCCCGATATGACCAAATTTCCGCTTCTATCAAGATTCCAAGACAGGTTTTCTCCGCAGGTTCCTGACGACGAAGCATCATACTCATCGAACAGAGGGGACATCGGTATCATGGCGGCGGCCGCGATCAGCATCAGCGCCAAGACCGCCAGCATCCCGGGGCCGTTGCGTCTCGAGGCATGGCCGCCGCTGGAGGATGGAATGCGAGTTCCTCCCTCCTCCAGACCTCCGGAATGATCGGGAAAGGGAGCGATCGATTTGATTGCCATATGCAAACCTCATATAACATGCGCTAGAACCGCATATAACATGCATATAGGATCAGGAAATAAAAAATGCTCCTGGACTCTGTGCGGAACAGATTGGAATCATACCTCGGACAATTCAAAAACATAGTGGTGGCGGGAACTAAGAAATGGCTTGAGGCTGAAAAGCTTCCACCATTCTGACGGTTCGCAGCACCCGATTATCTCCTTATTTACCGCAGCAAGAACCCGCCCCATCCTCACTGATAAATATGGAACGCGACGTTTCTTAGCACGCACTCCGGGGGTGTGGGACAATCGCATCGGAAGGAAAGATAAAAGTGGAGGTTTGGCGCCCCGCGAATTACATCATATTCGTCAGGGTCAACCCCAAAGTGATCGTCGACGGCGCAGAAGTGGGCAAAATCAAGAACGGAGAGAGCATATTCTTCGAGACGACCCCTGGAGAGCATGAGATCCAGGTCAAGGCGCTCACCACGGCCAACTACAAAGCCAAACTCGACCTTCATGAAGGAAGCATCATTAAGGTCGGAACTGACGTCGTGGGCTGGCTCCTGGAGGCCGTGGAATCCAAATCCTGATCCGGCGCGCCGCGACATAGTATTCTTCAAGAGATAATCAAGACCGAAGACCGGTCTACAAAATGTTTGGTTGGAATCCGAAGACTCCAACCATATGTGCTGAGCACATAATTAAATAGAGGGCCTGAAAGCCCATTAAATTCAGGACTCCAGATAAAGCTTCGGCACTATTCCGGAGAACGAATGCCCGCTCAAAGACTCGGGAGACAAAGAAATCTTGGTATCCCCATCGTAGAACGACAGACCGTAGAAGGCATATGCTCCGATTGATTCCAAATCATGCCCAAATTCTACACTTCTTATTGATGAACAATTGGCGAATGCTTTCATGCCTATGGACTTGACATTACTCAGATCCGCAACTCTCAAGGTTTCGCAGCCGTAAAATGCCTTATCCGCGACAGATGTCACCGAAATCGACACTCCGTTATATGTCACATTTGCGGGTACCGAGAGTACTGATCCGCTGAATCCGGTAACACAGACCTCAAGATCAACTACAGAGGTTACGCAGTAATCGAGACCGTCCAAAGAGAACCTATCTCCGACCGCGAGCCCTCCAGTCATCCTTAAAATCTTTCCGGAGCCTGCGAACGAGTTTCCGCCAAGAGTCTCAGGAGACACCGCGAGTTTTGACTTGCCGTCATAAAACGACAGACCGTAGAACGCGTAAGCACCCAGAGAAGAGAGAACGGTGCCAAACTCTACACTTTCTAACGAGAGGCAATTAGCAAAGGCTTTCATGCCAATTGACTTCACATTGACTAAATTTGCGGTCTTCAGAGTTTCGCAGCCATAAAACGCCTTATCTGCGACAGATGTCACAGACACGTCCCATCCTTTGTAAATAACGGATGATGGAATGTCAGTGACCTTACCGCGATACCCGATTATGGAAGCCTCGTGGGACTCGGCTGACGTGATCTCCAAATCCAGATTGCCAACAGAGAACGCTTCTCCGTCAATAAGCTCGGCAGTCATGCGCAGAACCTTTCCAGATCCAACGTACAAATGCCCACGGAGCTTAAGGTTCTGATCCATCGTCTTCCCATCGATCCCAATAAACTTCACACCATGGAACGCGTTGGTCCCTATGTACGTCAAAGATCCGGGGAGGGTCACACTTTCAAGACCTGTACACCCGCTGAATGCACTCTTTCCGATTTTTCTAACCCCTTCCTCGACTATGAGCTCCTTCAAATTAACACAATTGAAGAAAGCGTACTCGCTCACGACAGATACGTTGCTCGGGATTGTCACAGATGTGAGCCCGTAGCAGTACGGGAACGACTTGAACCCTACTTGAGCTACCGTCAAGAGATCTACGCTGGAAACACCATTGTTATTATAGAACGCGTTGGTCCCTATGACAGTGCCGTGGCCTGTAAAGCGTATTTCGCTCATGTTTTTGCATGCGCTGAATGCGCTGGCTTCGAGGATGACATCATCCCCAGGTATCGTAATCGATGTCAGGCCGCAACTGAAGAATGCATAGCCCCCGACTCTCTTGAGAGTCGTTGGCAACTGGATATCCTTCAAGGACTGGCAGTAAGAAAACGATTTCAAACCCACTGACTCCACAGATCCGAGACCGATGAATTCTAAGGAGGAACACTTATAGAATGAGTAATTCCCTATGCTTCTCACAGAGTCTGGGATGAATGCCTGCTTTAGATTTTCGCATCCATAAAATGCCTTATCAGCTATGAAGGTTACAGGATACCCACAGTATTTCGATGGGACCCTAAGCGTTTCCTTGGGGCCTACATAATCTGAGCCGAAGCCATTCAACGTAGCCTCACCATTCTTCACAGAAGTGGAGAACAAAGAACCCCTATCGTACAGTTTTCCATCTCCAGATCCTGTGAACATATGTCCGGAGAGAGAACTGCAATCCAGCTGATCTGCTCCTCTGTAGAAACTCACTGAAAATGCCGTGTCCTGGATGGAAATCAAAGAATCTGGTACGAATACCGACATCAACGATTCACAATAATAGAACGCTTTGTCCCCGATGGACATTACAGAATTCCCTATTGAGAGATACATCAATAATTCACAATAGGCGAACGAATAACTTCCAATCGAAGTCACGGAGTCCGGAATAGATATCGACAGCAAGGATTCGCAGTCGTAGAAAGCCCAATCCCCTATGGAAATCACGGAATCCGGAATGATTATTGAAGCAAGGGATATACATCTGCTGAATACAGAGTCACCAAGAGACGTTACATAACGCGAGATCTCCACGGATTTCAGGGAATCACAGCCAGAAAACGCATTATCTCCTATGGATGCCACGAAATCGGGAATGACTATTGATTGCAGGGAGTCGCAATTTCCGAACGCATATTCCCCTAAGGATGTCACAGAATCAGGTATAGATATCGAAGACAGGGATTCACAGCTGTAAAAAGCCCAATTCCCGATGGATGTCACGGAATCGGGGACATTTACTGAAACCAAGGATGTGCACCCATCAAATACTGAGTCACCAATGGACGTCACATAACGCGGAATATCCAAAGATTTCAGGGAATCACAGCCAGAAAAAGCACCACTTTCTATAGATGTCACGGAATCGGGAATGGATATAGACGACAGAGACTCGCAATTTCCGAACGCATGTTTCCCTAACGATGTCACGGAATCAGGTATAGATATCGACGATAGGGAGCCACAATTGTAAAAGGCCCAATTCCCGATGGATGTCACGGAATCGGGGACATTTACTGAAACCAAGGATGTGCACCCATCAAATACTGATGAACCGATGGACGTCACTGAATGTGATATTTCCAATGATTCTAAGGATATACATTCAGAAAACGCACTGCTTCCAATGTCGATCACAGAATCAGGAATGGATATGGAAGAGAGGGATTCGCAACCACTAAACGCACTGCTCCCAATCGAGGTCACGGAATTCGGAATAACTACTGATGCCAGAGATGAACACCCATTAAACGCATAACTGCCAATAGTTTTTACCGATTCAGGCATTATTAAAGATGATAATGAAGTACAATTCTCGAATGAACAAAAATCTATTTCCGTTACCGATTTACCTAAACTTACAGATTCCAAATTTTTACAGTTATAAAAAGCATAATCATCGATTAACGTTACAAAATCCGGAATTATAACTGACATCAAGGATTCGCAACCAGAAAATGCATTGCTTCCGATGGACATCACTGTGATCGGAATCACATATTCGCTGTCCTGCTTTCCGATAGGGTATTTTTTCAGAGTGATTCTGTCTTTATCGAAAAGAACGCCGTCTAATGAGCTATATTTTGTATTCTTAGGGTCAACGAATATAGACGTCATTGATGTGCAATCAGAGAAAGCATCCGACCATATGTATGTAACAGAATCGGGTATGGTCACGGATGCCAGAGATGTGCAGCCTGAAAACGCCAACCACCCGATTTCTGTCAAAGAATCGGGCAGCACCAGCGATGATAAAAGAGTGCATCCGTAAAAAGCACGGCTTCCAACAGAAGTTACCCCATTTTCAATGGTTACTGTCTTTATGCTTTGTCCCCAGGGAATAGAATCAGAATAGCTGTAATCCACCATCTCTCCTGATCCGGAAATGGTTAAATTGCCGCTATCGTCAAGATACCAAGTAACATTATCTCCGCAAGTTCCAGTTGATGTGGCGTCGACCGAGTCCGCCAAAACCAACATCCCACCTGCAATGGCTAATAAAGCCATCACCAGACAACATTTATAATCCGTCATCAGACTAAATCTCCTTTCAAGAGTGCGATTATTGGAATGCTTCCGCCTCTCCGCATATTTCGGAACATGCAGATACCGAAACATCATGGTTGGGCATCATATGCAATCCTCATATCGCAAATAAATAGCTGCTAATGCAGCGCAATCAAAATTAAACTAAAAACGTCCGGAGCCCGAAGGCCCCGCGACAGAATGGTTTTGGGGGCAGAGCCCCCCGGGACCTCACTTCTTCCTCTTGCGGAAGGTGACCTTGGAGTCCTTCATGTTGATGACGGAATCCTCTAGCTTCTTGATCAGGCTGGAGCAGGTCTGCACCAGATCCCATCCGACCTCCTTGGAGAGGACGGCGGTTCCGTTGATGAACAGCCTCGCGCTGACGCTGTACTTGTAGGATCCGCCGACGTCGTTGTATCTGGATACGTGCATCGTCAGGGATTCCGGCTTGTATATCTTGGAGATCTTCGACACCATCGCCTCTATGTCGGCGTAGATGGGCTCCACCATGTGCTTCTCATCGTCCTCCAATCCGCTGATCTGCACGAAGAGCATATCCCTCTCCCTGCACGCGGATATGAGCTCCAATATGTCGAACTCGGTGATTATACCGACCAGGTTCCTTCCTTCCACCACCGGCAGCGAGGAGAACTTGTTCTCGACCATGAGGTCGACGGCCTCGGCAATGTCGCAATCCCATTCGATGACGGTAGCCGAGGTGGTCGCGATGGATTCCACGGTAATCTGGGAGCGGGAGCTCTTCTCCAAATCTGCGATGGACTTGTTCTCCTTCTTCCAGTTGTTGTCGATGATCTCTCTCATCCCGACTATTCCGGTGACGTGGTTCTGATCGTCGACCACTGGCACCGACCTGTAATCCTCGCGGATCATCAGGTCCAAAGCGTCGTCCATGAGATCGTTGACCTTGACGGATTGCACCGGGTTGCTCATTATCTCCCAGACCTTGATCTCCTTCAGGGCGCGTATGTCCCTGACAATCTCTATCAGCCTGTTCCTCTCGATTATGCCCACGATCTTCTTCCCGCTCAGAATCGGGAGCTGCCTGCAGTTGTTGGTGACTATCAGCTCTGCGATCCTGGTTATCTCCATGTCAGCGGTGACCGCCGGGAAATTGCGTATCAGGCCCTTGACCTTCGCATCCAAAGATAGACTCTTCTTTCTGAGTATCGATGAATAGCTCACCATACCCAACAATTCGCCCTGGTCGACCACGGGAACGTCCTGGTATCTGGTCTTCTTCATAACCGAAAGCACATCTGCGATGCGGTCCTCCGGCGAGACCACCGGGAAGTCCTCGGACATGATCCTCTCGACGGAGATTCCGTCGATCTGCGACCTGAGCATAGAAAGCTTCTTGAGATCTTCTAGGTCCTTAACAGCCATGTCTTGCACCTCTGGATAAGAAATCGGTTGGATGGGAATTTAATACTTGTCGATGGAATCGCATCGGGGAAGACTGGGAGGGAAGGGCCATTCATCCATCCCCATAAAAATGATGTTAAGAGGGAGTTGGACTTCGAATCCAACTTTCCCCCTTCAAAAGAGCTTAAATATTCAAAGTTCGGCGAAAGGCTTTCCCGCTAAAAGGGAGTCGATAATGGCTGCGGCTTCCTGCGCTTTTATGCGCTTCTGCTCGGTGGAATCCCTGTCCCTTATGGTGACGGTGCCATCCTTGAGGGAGTCGTAATCCACGGTTATGCACCAGGGAGTCCCGACCTCGTCCATGCGGGCGTATCTCTTCCCGATGGTCCCGGAGCCGTCGTAGTAAGCCTCCACCCTGTGGGTGTGGACCTTCTCATAGATTTCTTTGGCCATGGTGTCAAGACCGTCCTTCTCCATCAGCGGGAACACCCCGACTTTGATGGGTGCGACGGCTGGGACAAGCTTCAGGACTGTGTATCCGTCTTCGCCCTGGCAGAACGCGTGCTCGAGCAGGGAGTAGAAAATTCTGTCTAATCCGTGGGAAGGCTCGATCACATGGGGGATCACGCGTATCCCTGCGACTTTCTCCGTTCTCCTCACTATCTCGAAGTATTCCTCTCCGAGGACGATCTCTTCCCCGCCCACGCTGATGGTCAGCTTGCCGTCCTTCACATCGGAGGGCTGCATCTTCTCCATGGCGGCGGCGATGTCCTTCGCTTTGCCTTTGAAGGCGGGCCCGAGCGCCTTGTGCTTGGCGGCGACCTTCTCGACCTCCATCTCCTTGGGCTCGTCGAACCTCTTGAGGTGGGTGAGGTCCGCGCCTGAGAACTGGGCGTGCCTGGAGAGATCCCAAGATCCCCTGTCGGCGATGCCCACTATCTCCGTCCATCCGTAGGATAGGAGGGCTTCAGCATCCCAGCAATCGGCGGCGTAATGGGCCATCTCATCCTTCTCGTGCTCCCTGAATCTGAGCCTGGAAGGGTCGATCCCCAGCCCGGTGAGGAGCTGCTTGGTGGTGTATACGAAATAAGCGAGAACGCGGTTGGCGATGACGCCCTTCTCGACCGCTTCCTTGACGGTCATGGTGACCGGCTGAAGGGTCGTGTTGGGGATCAGATCGAGGGCCTCGTTCTCTATCTCGGAGAATCTGGCCCAATCCTTGTCATCGGGATCCACGAAGAGTTCGACCTCCATCTGGTTGAACTCCCTCATGCGGATCATGCCCTGGCGGGGCGCGATCTCGTTCCTGTAGCTCCTTCCGGTCTGGATCACGCCGAGCGGGAGCTTCTCCCTGTTGTATCTGTACAGATTGGGATAGTTGACGAATATGCCCTGGGCGGTCTCCGGCCTGAGATATCCGACGCGAGCGGAGCCGGGGCCGATGTTGGTCCTGAACATCAGGTTGAACTCTCCTACCGGGCCGAGGTCCCCTCCGCATGCCGGACACTTTATCCCGTGCTTGGCGAATGCCTCCTCCAGCTGCTTGGGGGTGAGGACGTCGGGATTGTCATAGAATCCCTTGACCATGTGGTCGGCCCTGTAGGGCGCGTTGCAATTCTGGCAGTAGGTGATGAGGTCGGCGAAATTCTCAACATGGCCCGATGCCGCGAGAACCTCGCGAGGGTTCACGGTCTCGGAATCGATCTCGACGAATCCTTCCCTGCCTTTGTAGATGGCCCTCCACATCTCCACAATGTTGTTCCTGAGGGCGCATCCGAGGGGCCCGTAATCGTACATGCCGGCTACCCCTCCGTAAAGCTCGAAGGAAGGCCAGATGAATCCCCTGCGTTTGCAGAGGGACATGAGATCGTTGCTGTTCGCGTCAGTCATCTAAATTACCTGTGATCACGCGCAGAACGTCGATGTCATATATCATTCCGACGAGTTCTTCCTTGTTGCCGCGAACCGGTATCTGCCCGAAATCGTAGTCGAGCATCATCTTGGCGATGTCCGCCCCATTCGTCTTCTTGTAGACGGTTATGGGATCTCTTACCATGTAATCGCTGACCTTCCTGTCATCGAAATACTTCTCGTCTACGGAATAGAAAAGCGGAAGGACGTTCCTGTATCCCGCGTAGTCTGAGCCGCTGGCGATGCCCATAGACTTGAGGGTTTCCGACTCTTTCATCTGGTCGGTGAACAGGTCGCGGTCTGTGAATATCCCGACGAGCTTTCCGTGGGCGTCCAGAACGGGAACCGCGGTGACGTCGCTGATCCTCATTGCCGCGATGGTGTACGCGAGAGGGCTCTCCTCGTAAGCGGTGACGCAAGTGGTCCTGATGAGCTTCTCCGCGACGATGTCCGTCTTTATCGACCTTGCCTGGCGGAGAAGATCCGTAGGGGTGACGATGCCGACGAGCTTGGAGTCCTTGATGACCGGGAGCCTGTGGAACCTGTTCTTGAGCAGGATCTCCGCGGCCTCCTCGATCGGACGGTCGTAGGAGATCGAAGTGATGTTCGTCTTCATTATGAGCGACAGCTGATCCTCTTTGGTGTCGCGGAAAACGTCTTTCCTGGAGACGATCCCCACCAGCTTCCCATCGTCCGCGCGGACAACCGGCAATCCGGTGAGCTTGTTCCTGACCATCAGGTTGATGGCGTCGTTGCGCGTTCCGGGGACTTCGGCGACGATCGGGGCCGGCGTCATTATGTCTGCGACGGTCTTTCCAAGCAATTCAATTCCCCGCTTCAGAAGCCCTGACCACTAGGACCGGACACGAAGAGGCCCTTACGACCCTTTCCGCCACGCTTCCCATGAGCAGCTTGGACATTCCTGTCCGTCCGAGGGTCCCCATGATTATGATGTCGTATTTGGATGACTCGTCCAGAATCACCTTCACCGGCGAGCCTTCCTTTATCGATATCTCCACCGGGACTCCGGCCTCGGCGGCGAGGTCCTTGACCACGTCGACAGCCTCTTTGCCTTCGGCCGCGAGAGCATCGTAAACGTTCCTGACGGCCGCGTCCATAGGCATATTGGAAATCATCGTCTGATCAAGCACATAAAGCGCCGTGATCTTTCCGCCGGTTTGCTTGGCGAAATCTACGGCTGCTCTGACGGCCGACTTTGTATATTCGCTTCCGTCAGTGGGAACGAGTATGTTCTTGAACTCCATGTAATCCACCTCTTTTTCTTGTCAAGGGAAAGCTTGGGGCGCCGACGCGGAATATGCTCTCCGCGGAAGGTTCGCCTTCGAACGGGACTGCCAAGCACTGTCCTTGGATTGCTTCGCTTATTCTTATATTCTGATTTAATAACTTGCTATTTAGCGATGAAAAAGTGCCGAAAACCGATGCGGAGTCCCCTCCTTGCTTCGCCATGGCCCTTACGAACAGATTGGCTTCGGCGGCCAAATCCGGGACTCTGAGCATACCGTTGTCCGTACCC is part of the Candidatus Methanomethylophilaceae archaeon genome and harbors:
- the glyS gene encoding glycine--tRNA ligase, which codes for MSLCKRRGFIWPSFELYGGVAGMYDYGPLGCALRNNIVEMWRAIYKGREGFVEIDSETVNPREVLAASGHVENFADLITYCQNCNAPYRADHMVKGFYDNPDVLTPKQLEEAFAKHGIKCPACGGDLGPVGEFNLMFRTNIGPGSARVGYLRPETAQGIFVNYPNLYRYNREKLPLGVIQTGRSYRNEIAPRQGMIRMREFNQMEVELFVDPDDKDWARFSEIENEALDLIPNTTLQPVTMTVKEAVEKGVIANRVLAYFVYTTKQLLTGLGIDPSRLRFREHEKDEMAHYAADCWDAEALLSYGWTEIVGIADRGSWDLSRHAQFSGADLTHLKRFDEPKEMEVEKVAAKHKALGPAFKGKAKDIAAAMEKMQPSDVKDGKLTISVGGEEIVLGEEYFEIVRRTEKVAGIRVIPHVIEPSHGLDRIFYSLLEHAFCQGEDGYTVLKLVPAVAPIKVGVFPLMEKDGLDTMAKEIYEKVHTHRVEAYYDGSGTIGKRYARMDEVGTPWCITVDYDSLKDGTVTIRDRDSTEQKRIKAQEAAAIIDSLLAGKPFAEL
- a CDS encoding CBS domain-containing protein, with the translated sequence MAVKDLEDLKKLSMLRSQIDGISVERIMSEDFPVVSPEDRIADVLSVMKKTRYQDVPVVDQGELLGMVSYSSILRKKSLSLDAKVKGLIRNFPAVTADMEITRIAELIVTNNCRQLPILSGKKIVGIIERNRLIEIVRDIRALKEIKVWEIMSNPVQSVKVNDLMDDALDLMIREDYRSVPVVDDQNHVTGIVGMREIIDNNWKKENKSIADLEKSSRSQITVESIATTSATVIEWDCDIAEAVDLMVENKFSSLPVVEGRNLVGIITEFDILELISACRERDMLFVQISGLEDDEKHMVEPIYADIEAMVSKISKIYKPESLTMHVSRYNDVGGSYKYSVSARLFINGTAVLSKEVGWDLVQTCSSLIKKLEDSVINMKDSKVTFRKRKK
- a CDS encoding leucine-rich repeat protein is translated as MTDYKCCLVMALLAIAGGMLVLADSVDATSTGTCGDNVTWYLDDSGNLTISGSGEMVDYSYSDSIPWGQSIKTVTIENGVTSVGSRAFYGCTLLSSLVLPDSLTEIGWLAFSGCTSLASVTIPDSVTYIWSDAFSDCTSMTSIFVDPKNTKYSSLDGVLFDKDRITLKKYPIGKQDSEYVIPITVMSIGSNAFSGCESLMSVIIPDFVTLIDDYAFYNCKNLESVSLGKSVTEIDFCSFENCTSLSSLIMPESVKTIGSYAFNGCSSLASVVIPNSVTSIGSSAFSGCESLSSISIPDSVIDIGSSAFSECISLESLEISHSVTSIGSSVFDGCTSLVSVNVPDSVTSIGNWAFYNCGSLSSISIPDSVTSLGKHAFGNCESLSSISIPDSVTSIESGAFSGCDSLKSLDIPRYVTSIGDSVFDGCTSLVSVNVPDSVTSIGNWAFYSCESLSSISIPDSVTSLGEYAFGNCDSLQSIVIPDFVASIGDNAFSGCDSLKSVEISRYVTSLGDSVFSRCISLASIIIPDSVISIGDWAFYDCESLLSISIPDSVTSIGSYSFAYCELLMYLSIGNSVMSIGDKAFYYCESLMSVFVPDSLISIQDTAFSVSFYRGADQLDCSSLSGHMFTGSGDGKLYDRGSLFSTSVKNGEATLNGFGSDYVGPKETLRVPSKYCGYPVTFIADKAFYGCENLKQAFIPDSVRSIGNYSFYKCSSLEFIGLGSVESVGLKSFSYCQSLKDIQLPTTLKRVGGYAFFSCGLTSITIPGDDVILEASAFSACKNMSEIRFTGHGTVIGTNAFYNNNGVSSVDLLTVAQVGFKSFPYCYGLTSVTIPSNVSVVSEYAFFNCVNLKELIVEEGVRKIGKSAFSGCTGLESVTLPGSLTYIGTNAFHGVKFIGIDGKTMDQNLKLRGHLYVGSGKVLRMTAELIDGEAFSVGNLDLEITSAESHEASIIGYRGKVTDIPSSVIYKGWDVSVTSVADKAFYGCETLKTANLVNVKSIGMKAFANCLSLESVEFGTVLSSLGAYAFYGLSFYDGKSKLAVSPETLGGNSFAGSGKILRMTGGLAVGDRFSLDGLDYCVTSVVDLEVCVTGFSGSVLSVPANVTYNGVSISVTSVADKAFYGCETLRVADLSNVKSIGMKAFANCSSIRSVEFGHDLESIGAYAFYGLSFYDGDTKISLSPESLSGHSFSGIVPKLYLES